From Archaeoglobus sulfaticallidus PM70-1:
CTTAATCTTCTTTTTGCTTTCAAGCTTTTTCAGACTCCAGCCGATCTTCTTCACGGCTTTTTCAAGGAATTCGTCCTTGATGTCCACAATCGTGACATTATAGCCAGCAATAGCACACACCTCTGCTATTCCGTGCCCCATTGTGCCCGCACCAATAACAAGAACATTCTTCATCTTATCTCCCCCAGTCTGACATTTTCAATTATTTAATACATTTATACTTTACGATTCCTATCCAAAATACTTTTAAATTTTACAATTATGTTGTAACTTAATGGCCAATATTAACGAAATTCATGCAGATAAAAGGATGGTAAAGATACTTGAGGGAATAGCGAAGGGATTCACTCTCGAGGAGATAGCCAACTATGCTGGAGTCTCTCCAAAAACAGCCTTCAATAGAATCAAAGCCCTTGAAAGCAGGGGTATCGTGTTGAAGGAAAGAAGGACATGGAAAATAGATTACCAGAAAGCTGGACTGGACACGATCGGTGTTTTGCTGATAGCGATCCATAACGATATAAAAGGGTATAAGAAGGTTGTTGAGGCTCTCAAAAAACTCGACTTCGTCGAGAACATCTTCAACCTAATAGGATCCAACTACAACCTGCTCGTGATTGTGAGGTATAAGGACCTAAAGGAGGCTTCAAAGGAGCGGGAAAAGTTCTATGAGTGGCTGGATAGAGAGGGAATTAAGGTTGATTCATATGCAGAGTTCATAGGCGAGACACTCAAAGAACATAAAAGGACCTTATTCGATGTTTCACAAGATGAGAAAATTTCAAATCCGTGAAAATTATGTTAAGAAAGTTTTTAATAAACAGAAAAGTTATAATAATCTAAATAGAAAAATTTTTAACCTTTTTCAAGTTGATATGCAACTATGAAAGTTAAGAGAGCCTTTCTGATCCTGCTGCTCCTGACCTCAACCGCACTGGCGAGCGAGTACATTTTCAGCATGAAAGTAAATGTGAAAATAAGCGAGAGCAAAATCGATATTTCTCCAAAGAGCTTTAACCTCAACCTCCAGTCAGGAACGGAATATGTCAGGGAAATTACAATCAAGAATTATGGTGAAAGCAGAGAGATCTACTTCGAGAGTTTTATCGAGGGAGAGACCCCAGAAATGATGGATGTCGAATTCCACGATACCTTCGGGAACACAATATATTCATCAAATAAGCTCACAATACCGGCAGGAAGCTCTGACAGCCCCGCTGAAGTGAAGGTGAACGTCCACATCTCAGCAGATGAGTCGGCTAATGGCAGCTACACGATATACATCCAGGCAAAGGAGACCTGAATCTTAAGTTGAATATTAAAGCCAATCCGGTATCTCGATATAACCCTCAGTGGCGTTCACGACTACCTTCATACCTGTTTTTAATTTACTGAGATCCGCTCCATCAACGAGAGGGATGTCGCTTATGATTGCTCCTACAGCAATTATGGCCTCCGTTTTTTCGTTGATTATGGCGAGAGGTGCTGAACCTGCTTTCTTCATCCTCAAAAGCACATATGTCCCAACAGTAGATCCCCTTCCAGTTGGAAAGGCAAATATCTTTCCTGAAATGTTCTTGCCGTAGATATCGCTATCTTTTGCCTTAACAAGCCCGCTTTCAGGATCCACATCACCGAGAAACGAGAAGTTTTTCCTGCTGACAATTAACTCTCCCTCTGCATAGCCTTTTGAAATCGTTCTGCATGGTATTCGCATAAAGGTTGTTATTCAGCGGAGTTATATTTCTTTTGTATCAGGCAGCATATAGGCAAACACAGAAACATTTTTAATTCATTCATGCACAATCGAATTGAGGGCTCGTAGCTCAGTGGGAGAGCGCCGCCTTCGCAAGGCGGAGGCCCCGGGTTCAAATCCCGGCGAGTCCACTAAGTTTCATTTCAATAATTTTAGCAAATTTTCCTCACTAATTGTATGATTCCATAATTGTATCCCAAAAACTTTGCCTCGTTTTTGTAAGAAATTGATAGCCTTGTCAATTATCCTACAGATATAATGACGCTGTCGTTGAATATCAAGATAACATAAAACGGAAGCCTGAGCTAGAATTACCATAATCTGTTCTGGTATGGTCACCCACATAGAAATGTAATGTTTTTTCGTCAGCTTAAGATGTGTAAAATTAGTTTGTTATGTCATCACGCAGCAACTCTCCGAAAATTTTTTAATTCCATATAACCGGTGCGAGATTTTAATGGACGACGGAATGAGTGTCGGAATTGATGAAAAAGTTGAGCCAAAAAAAGCCGTTCTTCTTGGTCTTCAGCACGTTCTCGCAATGTTCGGAGCGACAGTGACTGTACCTCTGGTCGTTGGAACAGCGATAGGTCTTGAAAGTAATGCCATAGCCCTTATGATTCAGGCAGTGCTTTTGACAATGGGAATAGCAACGCTCTTGCAAACCACAATAGGATCAAGATATCCAATAGTCCAGGGATCGAGTTTTGCATTCATTCCAGGGTTGATAAGCATCGGCAAGGGCTTGGGATTGGCAGCGGTTGAAGGTGCTTTAATTGTTGGTGGTATTCTTGAGGCATTGATTGGTGGTCTGGGAATTGTAGGTAAAGTTAAAAGGCTATTCTCGCCATTAGTAACGGGAGTTACAATAATGCTAATAGGTTTTAGTTTAGCCCATGTAGCTGTAAAATACACCTTCAACTTCTTTGCAGATCCTTCTGGCGCTTCAATTCCAAAAGCCTTCTTTATAGCCTTGATAACTTTTGCAACAACAGTATATGTGGCTTTAAAAGCCAGAGGCCCGTTAAGGGCAATGCCCGTAATTGTTGGAGCTATTGTTGGTTACCTGATCAGCATACCCCTTGGAATGGTGGATTTAAGCCTGGTTAATGAATTGCCAGTATTCAGCATTCCAAAACCACTGCCATGGGGGATACCCATATTTGAAGCTACAGCAATAATCACACTCTTGTTCGCATTTATGGTAAGCATAATAGAAAGTGTTGGCGATTACCACGCAATTTCAGCAATAAGTGGGGCAAAAATAACGGACAGGAATATAAACAGAGGAATAATGAGCGAGGGCCTGGCATGTTCAATTGCTGGATTTTTGGGGGCATGTGGAACAACAAGCTATTCAGAGAATATAGGACTTGTTGCTCTAACAAAGGTTGCGAGCAGATATGTGGTCCAGATTGGAGGAGTAATACTGATATTCCTCTCATTAATTCCAAAGTTTTCTGGAATACTGGCTTCAATTCCCGCTCCCGTATTGGGTGGTTTAACTGTAGCACTTTACGGAATGATAAGCGTCACAGGACTCAGACTGATAAAAGAGAAAGTCGAATTCACCGACAGAAACATGCTGATAATTGCAAGTGCTTTAATAGTTGGTTTGGGTGCTCCTCAACTCCCACCAGAATTTTTGGAACACTTCCCCAAAATAATTGGAAGCATTCTAGAATCTGGAATGGCTGTTGGAGCTTTAACTGCTATAATTCTGGATCAGCTCCTGAGGAATAAACCGGGTGATAAAAAATGATAGAAGATAGACGCTGGGAAGGTGTTTATTCCTTTGAGGACTCTCCATTTCTGATGGAAGTGCTTACAGAGCTCAGAGACAAAAACACAGACAGCATAGCATTTAGAAAAGGGCTGGTTAAACTTGGAAGGTACATGGGTTACGAACTGACAAAAACCATGGAGTTTGAAAAGATCAAAGTTGAAACCCCTCTAGAGGAAACAAAAGGGGTTATCGCCAAAGACAGGAAAAATATCGTTATCATAACTGTTCTCAGGGCAGCAATTCCGCTAATGGAGGGGTTGATTAAAACATTGGAGCACGCAAGAGTAGGTATTATCTCAGCTTCAAGAGGAAAACCGCCAGAATTCGAAATAGATGTGAAGTATGTCAAGATTCCAGAGATAAAACCAGAAGATACTGTGATTATCACAGATCCAATGATTGCTACTGGATCGACTTTAACTGCGGTGATCCAAGAGATCAAAAAATACAACCCTCCAAAGAGAATAGTAGTTTTAGGAGTACTAGCAGCCCCGGAAGGAATTGAAAAGATTAAGAAAAAGTTCCCGGAAGTTGAAATATTCATAACAAAAATTGACAGAGAATTAAACTCCAAAGGATACATCCTACCAGGTCTGGGAGATGCAGGAGACAGAGCATTTGGTGAACCAACAAAAGTTTAAACATTGGCCATAATCATTATCCTAATTTTTCTGCACTAATAATCTCCTCAAGCCCCCAATTCTCTTTGTCTTTTCCCCAGAAATACAATCAAAGTGCTAAAGGTAAGCCCCTTCTTCAGCTCATCAACTGTTATCTTGGCGATGGTGGATCGTGTTCACAGGCCAGTATAGATAAACGATCCACAAGATAAACAAAACAACTTTCTGATATTCCAACAACTTTTTTATACTATTTAGTAGTCTACCCAAAATATGGGAGATACCACAGTAACCATAATAGGAGTTATCGTCGGATTCCTTTTTGGTTTAAGTGGGATCGCCACACTGTTCAACATGATGAGCACGGTCATCACTGAAGCTTCTACACAGCTATCACAGGTTAGTGCCGCATCAACTCTGGTATTGCTTGTCATTGCAATAATCCTCGTCATCAAGGTAAGAATTCTTTCATCCCTGATCGTGGGAGCTATTATAGGTGCTGTACTCAACTTCATACTCCAGATGAACGGCATAGACATCGTAAATCAGGTATTCTCCATCATATCACAGTACATCTAAATCAAAATGATTAAACTTTTATAGTGCAATAAGTAGTAGCGAGGGGATGAAAGTAGCTCTTGGTGGGACATTCGAGCCACTGCATGAAGGGCACAAGAAACTGATAGATGTAGCGATACAACTCGGCGGAAAGGAAGTAATGATCGGAATCACGAGTGACGAAATGGCACGGCTTAGGATAAGGAGTGTCCTGCCGTTTAGGATAAGAGCTGAAAATGTCAGGAGATATGTGCTATCAAAATACGGTTTTGAACCATCTATTGTAAAAATAGACAGCCCGTATGGAAGAACACTCGATGTCGATTTTGATTATCTTGTCGTATCTCCTGAGACATGCAAAATGGCTGAACTCATAAACAGAAAGAGAAGGGAACTCGGTAAGAAGGAAATTAGAATAGTCAAGGTTGATTTCTTACTCGCAGAGGATGGAAAGCCCATATCCTCCACAAGGATCAAAAGAGGCGAAATAGACAGATATGGTAATCTCATTTGAAGTCAACATTGATTTCCCCTCTATTTGAAATTTAATGAAATTTAACAATCCTTAAGATAGCTTGAGAAATGCATAGAGAGAGCCAGAAATTTCGAGTTTACACCCTTCGTGTCCGTTGTAACTCTGGATAAAATCTAAGCCTAAAAAATTTTAACCCCTGCAACAACCTCCCCTCGTGAGAATACTCATCGTTGGTGGAGGAATTGCAGGGAGTCTTTCAGCGATACATCTCGGTAAAGAAAATGAAGTGGTTGTCGTTGAGGAACATCAATCAGCAGGTTTTCCCGTTCAGTGTGCCGGGCTTATCAGCGAAGAGTGTTACAATATCTTGTCAAATTTCAGTAAGAGATGTTACATTAACAAAATAGATGGAGCTTTCTTCTTCTCCCCAAACGGAGATTATCTGGAACTTTACGGAAAACGGAGAGGCGTTGTTATAGAGAGAAAAATTTTGGACTTTGATCTCATAAGTAAAGCCTCCGAAAATGCAAATATTTTGATGAAAACGAAATATATATCTTCGAATGGTAAAAAAGCCAAACTGAGGTCAGATTCAGGAGAGATGTTCCTGGAATACGACTTTCTCATAGGAGCGGATGGTACCTACTCAAGGGTGTCCTCAGAGTACGGCTTCAGGAAACCAGAAGTGCTCTCAGCCATCCAGTTCGAGGCAAATTTTGAGTGTCTTGATGAAAACATGGTTGAACTCTATTTTGGATCAGAGTACTCCAGCGGATTTTTTGCGTACGCCATTCCCTTGGACAGTACAACAGCAAGAATAGGAGTCGTCACCAAAGCATCAGAAATCAACGCCGTACACTACCTGAAAAATCTAATAGAAAAGCACCCATCAGCATCCATAAGATTCGGAAAGGCTATTACAGAACTCAATGCAGGTTCAATACCTGTTGGGTTAAACGAGATCGTCAGGGAAAATGTTTGCCTGATCGGAGATTCTGCCGGGATGACGAAGCCATATACTGGAGGGGGAATTTACTACTTGCTTAAAGCTGTGGAATGTCTGAGTGAGAATTTCCCATCGCTAAACAGATTCAAACAAGAATATCTGAACAGGATGGGCAAAGAATATGAATTCGGAATGAAAATATACAGGCTATACAGTAAGCTCTCAGACAGAGATTACAACGAGTTGCTGAGCTCCGCAAAAGGTTTTGAAGGCTATGCAAGGGAACTGGACATGGATAGGCCATCAAGCATCCTGAAAGTCTTGCCGGCTATTATGAAATTGCTATTCAAGAGCCCCACACTATACCTGAAGATAGGAAAAGAATTTCTTATTAAATAATTTCTGAAACCAAAGTTTATTCAAAAAATAGAAATTTATCTTTTTTCTTCTTCAGTACCTCTTCCAGTTTCTTGCCTAAAGGATCTTCATGAGTATACGGACATGATAGGTAGTGTTCTACAGCCTTTGCTATCGCATCTTTTGTTGCGCTCTCTCCAGTCTTTTTCTTCAACTCCTCAAGCACACTTTCTGGCAGCACTGTCTGGGCGTGCACGATCTTTACCATCATATCACCTATCATGATAATGATAACGGAGTACTTAAATGTTTTGAAAAACTCATCATGAACACGCAAAAAGATTTTTAATTTTTACCGGAGTATTCTTGCTATGTCGATAGAACTGTTGGCTTTGCTGCTAGGAATGATATATGGCTATATCAACCCAGGCAGGGAGGACAGAATAAACATCCTGAAGAAAGCCGTAATTTTTGGCATAGTTGTAGGGATCATTCTTGGTCTGCTGGTTGGCATAATTTTCCCACCAGCCGGAATCCTTGTTGCCGGAGCGGGAATGGTTGGCTTCACGATAATTACCCTGTATTTTGCAGTCTTTTTCGTTGTTGGGACGATTATTGGAGATTTTCTTGAAAGGAAAAAGTAAGGAAAGTGGAAGAGTATGTCAGAGTAGAGCTATGAGGAGAAAAGAAATCGAGGAGCTTTTCCATCTGGATCTTCACGAAATAGGGAGGTTGGCGGACAGCATAAACAGAGAGAATGGAAACTATGCAACATTCGTAATAAACCGTCACATAAACTACACCGACATCTGTGTATCAAAATGCCCGCTGTGTGCGTTCAGCAATAGAGAAAACTATTTGCTATCCACCAGAGAGATTTTAAAGCTTGTAAAGGATGCTGTAGAAAGGGGAGCAACCGAAGTGCACATTGTCGGAGGGCACAACCCGGAAATCGGGATTGAGTACTTTGAGGATGTCTTTAAATCTATAAAGGATATGTTTGATGTCACAATAAAAGCCCTGACCGCAACCGAAGTGGATTTCTACTCCAGAAAGGAGAAGATGAGTGTGAAGGAGTTCCTGTCAAGGCTTAAGTTAGCCGGGATGGATGCTATGCCCGGAGGCGGAGCTGAGATACTGGTAGATGATGTCAGAAAGATTATAGCTCCAAACAAGATAAACAGCGAGAGGTGGCTTGAAGTCATGAGAATAGCCCACGAAACAGGAATAAAAAGCAACGCAACAATGCTCTTCGGACATGTGGAAAGCTATAAAGACCGGTCGGAGCATCTATACAAGCTCAGAAAACTTCAAGAAAAGACTAACGGCTTCATTTCATTCATTCCACTACTGTTCCACCCGGAGAACACTGACCTGAAGAAAAAAGGGTTGGTAACCAACAAATCAAGTCCAGAAGACGTTCTGAAGACCATAGCCGTTTCGAGGATAGCTCTGGATAACTTCAGAACCATAAGAGCCTACTGGGTCATGCTCGGTGAGAGGCTTGCAGAGGTAGCGCTGAACTACGGAGCAAACGATCTCGACGGAACGCTGATGGAGGAGAGGATAACCCATTCTGCTGGGGCAGAGACTCCAACAAGCTTAGAGGTAGAGAGAATCGTTAAAATCGCGAGAAATGCTGGGAAAATACCGGCTCAGAGAGATACATTCTGTAACATTATAAGGGTGTTCTGATGGTGGGTTTAAGGAGTCCGATGAACATCAGGCCAGACAGAAAGACCAGGATAGGAAAATTCGGATTTCTCAACAACTTCCTTCCATACTACTTCCTCGAGAAGAGCAAGAAGTATGAGATTGTAGAGACAAATCCGAGAAATATGGTCAACATGCTCCTGAGAAAGCAGATACATTATGCTCCAGTCCCTCTGTTCGCATCACTGAAGAATGGTTTGAAAAACTACAGCTTTTGTGTGGCTTCCAATGATAGGGTTCTGAGTGTAGTTGTCGTTTCCAAGAAAAAGGAGCTTGAAGGAGATATTGCGATAACAAACCAATCGCTGACAAGCGTCAATTTACTCAAGATAATCCTAAAAGAAAAGGGTTTGGAGAACAGGCTCAGGGAGTTCGATAGTGGTAGTGCGTGGGATTTGCTTAAAGAATGCGATAATGCACTTGTTATAGGCGATGAGGCGATAAAGGCGAGAATGGTCTTCAGGGTGGTGATGGATCTTGGAGAGGAGTGGTATGATATCACAGGTTTGCCGATGGTTTTCGGCATATCTGCATCCCTCAACGGCTTCGACGCAAGCAAAATAGATAGGGATTTGCTTGAATCAACTGAAAAGGGTTATAAAAACATCCATCTGATAATAGAGGAGGCTGAAAAACACTTCAAGATGCCTGTAGAGTTTCTGGAGGAGTATTTCAAGACTCTGAAGTTCAAGCTTGGGGGTAAAGAGAGAAGGAGCATTGAGCTTTTTGAGGAGTATTGCAGAAAGTATGATCTCATTTAGGTGACTCTATGCGCCTGGAGTTTGATGAGGCTTTAGAATTGTTCGATATCCCGATATACGAACTCGGAAAAATGGCTGATGAAATTAGAAAAGAGAGATGTGGAGATGTTGTAACTTTCGTCATAGACACGAACATCAACTACACGAACATCTGCGTTTCAAAATGCAAATTCTGTGCGTTCTACAGGGACGACGGATTTGTCCTGAGCTACGATGATATTCTGGACAGGATATCAGATGCTGTAAAGCATGGAGTGACCCAGGTTATGCTTCAGGGAGGGATGAATCCCGATCTCGGGATCGAGTGGTTTGAGGGGCTTTTCAGACTGATAAAATCAAAATTCCAAAACATACACCTTCACAGCCTGTCTCCTCCAGAGATAGTGTTTCTCTCAGAGTTGGAAGGGTTGAGCTATCGTGAGGTTCTCGAAAAGCTAAAAAATGCCGGGCTGGATTCCCTTCCCGGAGGGGGTGCAGAGATCTTATCCGATAGGGTTAGAAGAAAGCTGAGCCCGAAGAAGTGCAGTGCTGATGAGTGGATTGAGGTCATGAGAGAAGCCCATAGACTTGGAATGAAAACAACCGCCACGATGATGTTCGGGCATGTTGAAAGCCATGAGGACATCGTAGAACACCTCTTCAGAGTAAGGGATTTGCAGGATGAAACTGGAGGCTTCACAGCATTCATCCCCTGGACATACCAGCCCGGAAACAACGAGTTAACATCAACCATCAAAGAGCCTGCATCCTTCACCCACTACCTGAAAATTCTCGCAATCTCAAGAATAGTTCTCCACAACATAGAGAACATACAGGCATCATGGCTAACCCAGGGCTTTGATGTCTCGTTGCTGGCCTTATACTTCGGAGCCAACGACTTTGGAGGGGTTATGCTTGAGGAGAATGTGCTTAGAGCTACCGGAAAGAAAATTGCCTGCATTAAGGTTGAGGATATGGTTAGACTGCTGAAAACCACTGGAAGAAAGGTTGCCCAGAGAGACACATACTACAATATCCTGCGATGGTTTTAATTGACTGTGTTTTCTAAAATTATTTTTGACAGAAAATATTTATACTATCAAACTGAATTGCCACTATGAAATCCTATTTGATCTCGTTTATCGCTGGCTTTATATCAGTATTTGTAGCAAACTTTCTGAGCCTCTTTTTCAGGATTGAGGGGCCAGCAATGGTTTATCTGGCACTGGCCATATCCATACTGCTCTCATCTCTGTACACCCTAACAAAATCCGAGAAGCTGACAGCAATACACATAGCTGTTTCAGCAGCAACAGCCCTGACTTTAATTGCCGTGATCAGGTTTTCTCCATCAGCAATAATCCTTTTCGCAATCATCCTGATCGCTGGAAGCATAATACTTGGAAGGAACAGAAAAGAGGAGGTATCCATAGCTGCCAACTCCTTCCTTACAGTTCTCGGTGTCATCATTGCATTTATGGCTCTGATAGGCTACTCGGCTCATGAACATTACAACGCAAAGTACATCTCGGTTGAAAAAATAGGAGATGCTGAATGTTCAGAGATAGATCTCGACAGCTATCCATACCTAAAAAATGCTTTAAAGCTGGCTGAAAAGAATGGAAAGGCCATATCGAGAGTTCCTCCAGAAGAGTGGTATAAAATCCTCAGACGCATTAACTCGCTCGAGAAAAAGTGCATAATGTATAACGGAAGCAATTACAGTACAGCCTTCATGCTGTCCTGATCTGTGACTGTTAAGTAGAGCTTATATACAACCAAACCGATAAGCCATCGTGGGAACGCTCATTCAGGATTCAGTCCACGGGATGATCGAGCTCCCAGAATGGGCTGAAAGGATAATCGATACACCTCAGCTTCAGCGGTTGAGGAGGATCAAGCAACTTGGGTTCGCGAATCTCGTTTATCCGGGAGCCAACCATTCGAGGTTTGAGCACAGCCTAGGGGTTTTTTACATAACCAAGAAGCTAACAGAGAAACTTGAAATTAGCAAAGACTCCGAGATGGAGATTCTGATTTCCGCCATAATCCACGACTCCGCTCATGCACCTTTCTCACACAGCAGTGAAAGAATAATCAAGAGATACCTGGGAAAAACCCATGAAAGGATAGACTTCTACCTCAAAAGCACAGAGCTAGAAGATGTCATCAAAGAGCTTGGCTTCAGCCTGAGAGATGTTGCAAGACATCTGAGCGAGGAGTCCTACGGGATCGTTAGCGGAGAGATAGATGCAGATAGGATGGATTATCTGGTTAGGGACTCTCACTATACCGGAGTGGCTTATGGTGTTTTCGATATAACGAGGCTAATAAACACGACCAAGTTCGTGAACGATCGGCTGGTTATAGACAAAAAGGGCCTTAAGTCTGCAGAATCACTGCTGATCTCAAGATTCATGATGTATCCTACCGTTTATCATCACCATGTCTGCAGAATAGCCAGAAAGATGTATGAGAAAGCCCTGGAGAGATGCATAGAGCTCGGTGAACTTGAGGCAAGGGATCTCGTAAGGATGGACGACTACGACATGGTTTCTTTTTTGAGAAGTTCCAACAGCTTCTCAAAAGAAATTATCGACAGAATTGACAGACGGGATCTGTTCAAGAGAGCAATTTATGTTGGCAGAGATAGGGTTGGAGATGTGAAGATCTCCGAAAGGAGGGCAGAACTGGAGATTGCTGAGATTGCGGATGTCGATGTGGATGATGTTATCGTGGATATACCTCCAGAAACAGATGTCAGGGAGGTTTCAGCACTTGTGCATATGGATGATGGGCTTAAAAAGCTTGAAGATTGCTCTCCACTGGTAAAAACGCTAAGAGATGCTGAAAGGGATATCTGGATGCTCGGTGTATACACAACAAAGGAAAATATTAGAGCTGTCGCAAAGGCAAGTGTTAAATTGTTCAACATCGAAAGGATTCCAAAGCAGAGAAGGCTTGATGAAGTCATAAATTTTTAAGGTAAAATGTTTTATAGCGTTAAAATCTACATTCGAGGGGTGAGAGGTTGAAGAGAATCAGCGTGTTCGATACAACGCTAAGGGATGGTGAGCAGACTCCCGGAGTGTCCTTCCCGATAAACTACAAGATTCAGATTGCAAAGCAGCTTGACAAGCTGGGTGTTGATTATATTGAAGCCGGATTTCCCGTAGCTTCCAAGGGGGAGTTTGAGGCTGTAAAAACGATTGTAAATCTTGATTTGGACTCAAAAATTTGCGGTCTGGCGAGAATAGTTAAGGAAGATATAGACTCAGCCCTTGATTCCGGAGTTGATCTCGTTCACATTTTCATCTCAACCTCAAAGATTCAGATAGATTACACGATTAAGAAGAGCAGAGAGGAGATCATCAACGACTCTGTTGAGGCTGTAGAGTACATCAAGGATCACGGCAGAGAGTGCATGTTCTCTGCGATGGATGCCACGAGGACTGAAATCGATTACCTTAAGGAGATATACAAGGCGGTTGAGGAGGCTGGAGTTGACATAATAAATGTGCCCGATAC
This genomic window contains:
- a CDS encoding geranylgeranyl reductase family protein codes for the protein MRILIVGGGIAGSLSAIHLGKENEVVVVEEHQSAGFPVQCAGLISEECYNILSNFSKRCYINKIDGAFFFSPNGDYLELYGKRRGVVIERKILDFDLISKASENANILMKTKYISSNGKKAKLRSDSGEMFLEYDFLIGADGTYSRVSSEYGFRKPEVLSAIQFEANFECLDENMVELYFGSEYSSGFFAYAIPLDSTTARIGVVTKASEINAVHYLKNLIEKHPSASIRFGKAITELNAGSIPVGLNEIVRENVCLIGDSAGMTKPYTGGGIYYLLKAVECLSENFPSLNRFKQEYLNRMGKEYEFGMKIYRLYSKLSDRDYNELLSSAKGFEGYARELDMDRPSSILKVLPAIMKLLFKSPTLYLKIGKEFLIK
- a CDS encoding DUF126 domain-containing protein, with the translated sequence MRIPCRTISKGYAEGELIVSRKNFSFLGDVDPESGLVKAKDSDIYGKNISGKIFAFPTGRGSTVGTYVLLRMKKAGSAPLAIINEKTEAIIAVGAIISDIPLVDGADLSKLKTGMKVVVNATEGYIEIPDWL
- a CDS encoding CofH family radical SAM protein, translated to MRRKEIEELFHLDLHEIGRLADSINRENGNYATFVINRHINYTDICVSKCPLCAFSNRENYLLSTREILKLVKDAVERGATEVHIVGGHNPEIGIEYFEDVFKSIKDMFDVTIKALTATEVDFYSRKEKMSVKEFLSRLKLAGMDAMPGGGAEILVDDVRKIIAPNKINSERWLEVMRIAHETGIKSNATMLFGHVESYKDRSEHLYKLRKLQEKTNGFISFIPLLFHPENTDLKKKGLVTNKSSPEDVLKTIAVSRIALDNFRTIRAYWVMLGERLAEVALNYGANDLDGTLMEERITHSAGAETPTSLEVERIVKIARNAGKIPAQRDTFCNIIRVF
- a CDS encoding transcriptional regulator, whose product is MANINEIHADKRMVKILEGIAKGFTLEEIANYAGVSPKTAFNRIKALESRGIVLKERRTWKIDYQKAGLDTIGVLLIAIHNDIKGYKKVVEALKKLDFVENIFNLIGSNYNLLVIVRYKDLKEASKEREKFYEWLDREGIKVDSYAEFIGETLKEHKRTLFDVSQDEKISNP
- a CDS encoding phosphopantetheine adenylyltransferase; its protein translation is MKVALGGTFEPLHEGHKKLIDVAIQLGGKEVMIGITSDEMARLRIRSVLPFRIRAENVRRYVLSKYGFEPSIVKIDSPYGRTLDVDFDYLVVSPETCKMAELINRKRRELGKKEIRIVKVDFLLAEDGKPISSTRIKRGEIDRYGNLI
- the mqnC gene encoding cyclic dehypoxanthinyl futalosine synthase; its protein translation is MRLEFDEALELFDIPIYELGKMADEIRKERCGDVVTFVIDTNINYTNICVSKCKFCAFYRDDGFVLSYDDILDRISDAVKHGVTQVMLQGGMNPDLGIEWFEGLFRLIKSKFQNIHLHSLSPPEIVFLSELEGLSYREVLEKLKNAGLDSLPGGGAEILSDRVRRKLSPKKCSADEWIEVMREAHRLGMKTTATMMFGHVESHEDIVEHLFRVRDLQDETGGFTAFIPWTYQPGNNELTSTIKEPASFTHYLKILAISRIVLHNIENIQASWLTQGFDVSLLALYFGANDFGGVMLEENVLRATGKKIACIKVEDMVRLLKTTGRKVAQRDTYYNILRWF
- the upp gene encoding uracil phosphoribosyltransferase codes for the protein MIEDRRWEGVYSFEDSPFLMEVLTELRDKNTDSIAFRKGLVKLGRYMGYELTKTMEFEKIKVETPLEETKGVIAKDRKNIVIITVLRAAIPLMEGLIKTLEHARVGIISASRGKPPEFEIDVKYVKIPEIKPEDTVIITDPMIATGSTLTAVIQEIKKYNPPKRIVVLGVLAAPEGIEKIKKKFPEVEIFITKIDRELNSKGYILPGLGDAGDRAFGEPTKV
- a CDS encoding menaquinone biosynthetic enzyme MqnA/MqnD family protein, producing MVGLRSPMNIRPDRKTRIGKFGFLNNFLPYYFLEKSKKYEIVETNPRNMVNMLLRKQIHYAPVPLFASLKNGLKNYSFCVASNDRVLSVVVVSKKKELEGDIAITNQSLTSVNLLKIILKEKGLENRLREFDSGSAWDLLKECDNALVIGDEAIKARMVFRVVMDLGEEWYDITGLPMVFGISASLNGFDASKIDRDLLESTEKGYKNIHLIIEEAEKHFKMPVEFLEEYFKTLKFKLGGKERRSIELFEEYCRKYDLI
- a CDS encoding DUF5371 family protein → MVKIVHAQTVLPESVLEELKKKTGESATKDAIAKAVEHYLSCPYTHEDPLGKKLEEVLKKKKDKFLFFE
- a CDS encoding uracil-xanthine permease family protein, with the translated sequence MDDGMSVGIDEKVEPKKAVLLGLQHVLAMFGATVTVPLVVGTAIGLESNAIALMIQAVLLTMGIATLLQTTIGSRYPIVQGSSFAFIPGLISIGKGLGLAAVEGALIVGGILEALIGGLGIVGKVKRLFSPLVTGVTIMLIGFSLAHVAVKYTFNFFADPSGASIPKAFFIALITFATTVYVALKARGPLRAMPVIVGAIVGYLISIPLGMVDLSLVNELPVFSIPKPLPWGIPIFEATAIITLLFAFMVSIIESVGDYHAISAISGAKITDRNINRGIMSEGLACSIAGFLGACGTTSYSENIGLVALTKVASRYVVQIGGVILIFLSLIPKFSGILASIPAPVLGGLTVALYGMISVTGLRLIKEKVEFTDRNMLIIASALIVGLGAPQLPPEFLEHFPKIIGSILESGMAVGALTAIILDQLLRNKPGDKK